The following is a genomic window from Episyrphus balteatus chromosome 1, idEpiBalt1.1, whole genome shotgun sequence.
tagttttattcttttgaataaatatttggcttttaaatggtataatttttttgtaagcttttcaaaaaaaaaaaaattaatatattgagaaaagaaaaaaaagataatttttttagctttttcttgtaaattatgattttttgaaataaataaacacttcacttgactcattttaaacaaaagcacacaatctGTTTTCTAACGACGCGTCGaaacgtcaaaataaaaataaacaaatccttgaagaattcgaaatacaacaaaattcaatatttttgtgtttattatttttgtgtttattaaattaaaatggaatCTAAAGAATTCCCTAAAGTTTTGCACTTAAGATGTTTATTATTATGATCCCAACACTGGATTctattacatttttcaaaaacatatgcCAAAATCAAATAGAACAATAAAGGCTGTTCTAACGCATTTGGCCAAATGCATTAAAGAAAACTTCAATTTCGATTACTATTCCACCGTGTGTGGTTTATGCTTTGAAAAACTATCGGAATACGATGAAACAATGGTTCAATTACTAACTTATCAAAAAAATCTAGGCCAAATGTTGGAAAAAGCTAtacaaagatttaaaaatggaACTGATATGGAATCTGTTGATGATGAAGACAATAAATTTGATCTAATTACCGAAGAACATGATCATCATGATTGTCAGTCTGTCAAAGACGAAGTTGCTAGCGAATGTTCCATAAAAAGCGACGACGATGATCAATCTGATAGCAATGATATGAATGAAGATTCTAAAAATCTGTCATTTCAATTCATAGTTACGACGATACTTTTAAATCAAATAGAGCCTTGCAAATGCACCTTAAAAGCCATATAAATTTGGTAACATGTTCAGTTTGTGGAGTTTCTTGTAAAGACGCGGAATACCTTGAACTGCACATGAACATACACGAAGGCAGAACCGAAACCGAATGTCGATATTGTCCCAAAAAATACTCCCGCCGCCGTTCGCACGTTATACGACACATGCAAGTTTTTCATTGGGATAAAAAGAAGTTTCAATGCGAAAAGTGTGGTCTACGTTTTTCGCAAGATTCTCAGAAAGCAAAGATTCCCAGGAGACTTAGGAAACATAATTTTGGGACTTATTCAGCAAGAAAAGCACTAGTTAGCCTCTTGAAAGCATGttgaaaactatgaaattcgcAAAAGGTAGAACCTCAATTCTTTTTTGTAGCTCttcattttcaataaaacaagTGTGTTAATTTACAAGAtataaaatctctttttttattctttcaatcACAACACATATGATGTTTAAATGTTCTCTTTGACTTAAACACTTGCTGACAAACGTGACAAATTAAAGGATCCTCTTCAGCTTCATGATTCATTTTGTGATTATAAAGAAGATTTGTTTGCGAAAAACGTAGGCCACACTTTTCGCATTGAAACTTCTTTCTATCCCAATGAAAAACTTGCATGTGTCGTATAACGTGCAAACGGCGGCGGCGGGAGTATTTTTTGGGACAATATCGACATTCGGTTTCGGTTTTGCCTTTCGGTTTTGTTCATGTGCAGTTCAAGGTATTCCGCGTCTTTACAAGAAACTCCACAAACTGAACATGTTACCAAATTTATATGGCTTTTAAGGTGCATTTGCAAGGCTCTATTTGATTTAAAAGTATCGTCGCAACTAGTGCATTGAAATGAAAGATTTGTAGAATCTTCATTCATATCATTGCTATCAGATTGATCATCGTCGTCGCTTTTTATGGAACATTCGCTAGCAACTTCGTCTTTGACAGACTGAGAATCATGATCATCATGTTCTTCGGTAATTAGATCAAATTCATTGTCTTCATCATCAACAGATTCCATATCAGTTCCATTTTTTAATCTTTGTATAGCTTTTTCCAACATTTGGCCTAGATTTTTTTGATGAGTTAGTAATTGAACC
Proteins encoded in this region:
- the LOC129913163 gene encoding serendipity locus protein delta-like — its product is MESKEFPKILHLRCLLCSRNDPNTGFYYIFQKHMPKSNRTIKAVLTHLAKCIKENFNFDYYSTVCGLCFEKLSEYDETMVQLLTHQKNLGQMLEKAIQRLKNGTDMESVDDEDNEFDLITEEHDDHDSQSVKDEVASECSIKSDDDDQSDSNDMNEDSTNLSFQCTSCDDTFKSNRALQMHLKSHINLVTCSVCGVSCKDAEYLELHMNKTERQNRNRMSILSQKILPPPPFARYTTHASFSLG